The proteins below come from a single Malus sylvestris chromosome 3, drMalSylv7.2, whole genome shotgun sequence genomic window:
- the LOC126616859 gene encoding uncharacterized protein LOC126616859 has protein sequence MAGFLLEQDARVHPLILTKIKKSFRKNLGSSGENFTPIGFSYKPNADVNVFESGPKTFLLDVNVFKSGRKQSVTESTAVTASFLAEGCVCEHTKVLKLCEIVKS, from the exons ATGGCAG GTTTCTTATTGGAGCAGGATGCTCGAGTTCATCCTCTGATTCTCACGAAGATAAAGAAAAGTTTCAGGAAAAATCTTGGTAGTTCTGGTGAGAATTTTACACCTATAGGCTTCAGCTATAAACCCAATGCTG ATGTCAATGTTTTCGAAAGTGGCCCAAAGACTTTTCTGCTAGATGTCAATGTTTTCAAAAGTGGCCGAAAGCAGAGTGTGACAGAAAGCACAGCCGTGACAGCCTCCTTCCTAGCCGAGGGCTGTGTGTGTGAGCACACAAAAGTCTTGAAGTTGTGTGAAATTGTCAAAAGTTGA